Within Aerosakkonema funiforme FACHB-1375, the genomic segment TTTTGGGAAAGAGCTTCAGCCGAATTTTGCCGACTATCTGAGTCCACATATGTAGCGTTTCATAGGTATCTTGCCATGCGGCAAGAGGCAAACTTGGCCAAGCGTTATCGGTAATGGAATCTACCATGATGTGAGCAAATGGGTAATACAGTAGAGAATGCTTTTATAGTAACCGATGGGATCTTCCGGATTTATGGGTAAAAATGTTCGTAAATGTTACAGTTGAGTGCGATCGGTGGGTGACGGCTCGCTGAAGCCACCCCAGCCCTAAAGGGACGGGGGTTCAAAATGCGATAAAACCTCCACTTGGCTCTCCCAAATTGGTACAACATCCAAGTTCTTAGTGTTGGCATTTTGAACTTTCGTTGCGACTCGCTGTAACTAAATTATCGATCGAAAGTGTTGAAATCATCGCCCGTGCCTAACCCACCCTACGATGAGATAGGTTTCTATTATCACCAGAAAAGCTGCATCCGATCGTTTTTATCGCCGATATTAAATGGGTTGGCAATGGAATTATGCCACTCATATTGTGTCCGATTGCATCGGTAGTGTAAGCTGATGCTCAAGATTATCTGTGGGAGATCGGGTGTTAAATTTTTACCGCAGATGAAGGCAGATAAACGCAGATAAACGCAGATAAGAGAGCATTTGTTATGCAACCGATGCTACCGGATATGATATCACGTAAGTATCAACTTACGAATTCGATCGGCCATTTGTTGACTGGGACTATCGGCTGTCACAATTTCAATTTGTTCGGCGCTGCCAGCACCCAGTCCTAATTCAACTGCTCTATTAAAACTCATATTGTTCAATTCGCTCTGTTTCTGCAATCGCATCTTTGACCCAATCTTGCATAGCTGGTAAAGACCAAATTGTGTTTGCATAAACTGAAGAAACGGGGTCTAATTCGACAGAGTAAGTAATAAAACGGGAAACAACGGGAGCAAACATGGCATCAGCGATCGTAAAATGACCGAAGAGAAAATCGCCGCCTGACTCGAACTTCTGCCGACAATCTTGCCAGATACTGACAATGCGTTGAATATCTTCTGCGACTCCCGGTTGTCTGCCTTTTCCAGGCAACCTGGCTCGACAGTTCATCGACATATGCTGGCGGAGATTGGCAAAACCTGCGTGCATTTCTTGAGAAACGGAACGAGCGATCGCTCTTGCTTGTCTATCGATTGGCCATAAATTGGCTTCTGGAAAACATTCGGCTAGATATTCGCAAATTGATAATGATTCCCACACACTCAGATCCTTGTGCAGCAAAGCTGGTACTTTTCCGTTTGGGGAATATCGCAAAATCTCTTGTTTAGCGGTCGGCGTATAAAGGGGAATGCGTATTTCCGTAAACTCAATGCCTAAGTGTTTGAGAACTAACCAAGGACGGAGCGACCAAGAAGAATAATTTTTGTTGCCAATTATTAAAGTAAACTCTGTCATTTTAACTTGACTTCAATTGTATTTATCGGAGTATAAATCAAGAGAGTATCGGTTTGATGAATTTGAGAGTCATGCGATCGCTCTCGCCAATACTCATATAGTACTGCTTGTCCTTTGTACCCAGGTTCAGGGTTGGTGGCAAAGACCAGACACCACCCGGATAGTCTTTGGTATCCTTGGGGTTAGCATTGACTTCTG encodes:
- a CDS encoding glutathione S-transferase family protein, translated to MTEFTLIIGNKNYSSWSLRPWLVLKHLGIEFTEIRIPLYTPTAKQEILRYSPNGKVPALLHKDLSVWESLSICEYLAECFPEANLWPIDRQARAIARSVSQEMHAGFANLRQHMSMNCRARLPGKGRQPGVAEDIQRIVSIWQDCRQKFESGGDFLFGHFTIADAMFAPVVSRFITYSVELDPVSSVYANTIWSLPAMQDWVKDAIAETERIEQYEF